A single genomic interval of Spinacia oleracea cultivar Varoflay chromosome 6, BTI_SOV_V1, whole genome shotgun sequence harbors:
- the LOC110784964 gene encoding uncharacterized protein isoform X1: protein MQQLQWRIQTTNQNQTASKSSPLELYTPDLGTRSTGAHLGINFCQGKDRYPYPVGYQALRTHKGLAYKMEIHEGSKGPLFQITSNDKQLGSGETPDRAWDNFQKKCLSRVKLWHGKRSSGKIDGVEFFGFKNALVQRLLRELVATVNDASDRSSVFTNCKEASLIGHDAGHLITQKKPDLRSCLEKPTVKGKRSRSSRGTDIKSTCNSIQGRCQSPQGNNSKVLYAAPVKTESNMELGENVSLSAHVLPVKPNGVPGDPIEEHCLIQVQSELPSMKTCAAASSQDIDMCPDGKPEEFLNVPQLDRQCIELQGVCLPVATEEGSQKIQNSPELLESRSPLLRDSQANHVGDLFAPDTFETQEEITRAPNSGSCVGEQVTIANEPVADLVISEEKRTKSHSEEGDYYWNDNSEKSDFDSVDEDITKSMMALLLPLSVPLLTYTSRKKRRKTKSVKDLSCVPKQESNLNGPISSADVISPGGILACSGSDGQIEAHLPSVSIDSDLSMMENLRYVVPDSLDTDQYVDHVTKNLPPSDNADAVPANLQEEKHEPDKKGSSPAPNTTKLSHQNETTGFKENLYYVVPESSDNDRYEDFVAKELPPFDNVEAVAANLLKEKHEPDKKMSSPVLDATESFSHQNKATGSKEILRYFLPDSLDADQCEGRVVNELPPSYNAEAVAPNLQMKHEPDEKGPRFISLPGKQQCSPANTLPKMGKCGAPLSESIICRDIQDNCIPEIHISPGNLVSANSCQDSAFGNRDNSKASFSGVGPGGPISNLQNDDVEDALAQNGVLQDQASSFTFNKNQFSDGCHFHVENSKAYINKDKIGSQNSDSVYQSPDQGRGSSQNFASHIKEDKAEIHPSCLDKQELNDEIEGNMKLIGRYSHPMRISSVMLIRKSHEIYICVSCGLLEERKRDLFLYKLSTTEPSLWRPCMIGYTSMSLPSLKDEFFREIAVDKSGLQFIPDGRGLVLADSIRMPYCREKNLHCLCPKCESCCFEENAVKIVQIKLGYISLVVKLKTIFPVHYVLVCEPDHLIAVDESGRIYVWIMNSNWSVQTEEYVIPSNDLLPSRIVELKKIPKSASMVVGHNGYGEFSLWDIINRTLVSRFSAPASSVFDFLPVSLFKWSSKGLSHDKVIMEECVRKLEEATMSWFSRHSGISIPCPMDGEDIAVWLLIFTSSESHAESAFHSRNYHLNSDGCWRLGLLIKDLVILGAALDSSTTAIDTSSGTGIIGTHGGQVYVWELATGSKLETLHDLEGNGVLHIATDDSTSSAVAIAGEGGQLCIYLRT from the exons ATGCAGCAACTTCAATGGCGAATCCAGACGACGAATCAAAATCAGACAGCATCGAAATCCTCTCCATTGGAGCTCTATACACCGGACCTTGGGACAAGAAGTACTGGAGCTCATCTAGG AATAAATTTCTGTCAGGGGAAAGACCGATATCCTTATCCAGTTGGTTACCAAGCCCTTCGGACCCACAAAGGGCTCGCTTATAAGATGGAAATTCACGAGGGTTCAAAAGGGCCCTTATTTCAA ATTACCTCTAATGACAAACAACTTGGTTCTGGAGAAACACCGGACAGGGCATGGGACAACTTTCAGAAGAAATGCTTGTCTCGTGTCAAGCTTTGGCATGGGAAGAGATCTTCTGGAAAAATTGATGGTGTGGAG TTTTTCGGGTTCAAAAATGCATTGGTCCAGAGATTACTTCGGGAGCTGGTAGCCACTGTAAATGATGCCTCTGATCGGAGTTCAGTTTTTACCAACTGTAAAGAAGCTTCTTTGATAGGTCATGATGCAGGGCACCTTATTACACAAAAAAAGCCTGATTTAAGGTCCTGTCTTGAGAAACCTACTGTAAAAGGTAAGAGAAGCAGATCCTCCAGAGGTACAGATATAAAGTCAACTTGTAACAGTATCCAAGGAAGATGCCAATCTCCACAAGGTAATAATTCCAAGGTTCTATATGCTGCTCCTGTGAAGACGGAATCAAACATGGAGCTTGGAGAAAATGTTTCGTTATCAGCTCATGTGTTGCCTGTAAAGCCCAATGGAGTTCCTGGTGATCCAATAGAAGAACATTGTTTGATCCAAGTGCAGAGTGAGCttcctagtatgaaaacatgcGCAGCGGCTTCCTCGCAAGATATAGACATGTGTCCAGATGGTAAACCT GAGGAGTTCCTTAATGTTCCACAGCTTGACAGACAATGTATTGAACTCCAAGGAGTTTGTTTACCTGTAGCAACTGAAGAAGGAAGTCAGAAGATTCAAAATTCACCTGAATTGTTAGAGTCAAGGTCTCCACTTCTGAGGGATTCCCAAGCGAATCATGTTGGTGATCTTTTTGCACCTGATACCTTTGAAACTCAGGAAG AAATTACCCGTGCTCCAAATTCTGGCAGCTGCGTGGGAGAACAGGTCACAATAGCAAATGAACCAGTTGCTGATTTGGTCATTTCCGAGGAGAAAAGAACAAAATCACATTCAGAGGAAGGAGATTATTACTGGAATGACAATTCTGAAAAAAGTGATTTTGATTCTGTTGATGAAGATATAACTAAGTCAATGATGGCACTTCTACTACCGCTATCAGTTCCACTTCTTACATATACATCacgaaaaaagaggagaaaaacCAAGTCCGTCAAAGATTTATCTTGTGTGCCAAAACAAGAAAGTAATTTGAATGGACCCATCTCATCCGCTGATGTCATATCCCCGG GCGGAATTCTTGCTTGTTCTGGTTCGGATGGACAAATCGAGGCACATCTGCCGAGTGTCTCAATTGATTCGGATCTGTCGATGATGGAAAATCTCAGATATGTTGTTCCAGACAGTTTAGATACTGACCAATATGTAGATCATGTAACCAAAAATCTACCACCTTCTGATAATGCTGACGCAGTTCCAGCCAATTTACAGGAGGAGAAGCATGAACCTGATAAAAAAGGGTCATCTCCTGCCCCTAATACAACCAAGTTGTCTCATCAAAATGAAACCACTGGATTCAAAGAAAATCTTTACTACGTTGTTCCAGAAAGTTCAGATAATGACCGATATGAAGACTTTGTAGCCAAAGAGCTACCACCTTTTGATAATGTTGAAGCAGTTGCAGCCAATTTGCTAAAGGAGAAGCATGAACCAGATAAAAAAATGTCATCTCCTGTACTTGATGCAACCGAGTCGTTCTCTCATCAAAATAAGGCCACTGGATCCAAAGAAATTCTCAGATACTTTCTTCCTGACAGTTTAGATGCTGACCAATGTGAAGGTCGTGTAGTCAATGAGCTACCACCTTCTTATAACGCCGAAGCAGTTGCACCCAATTTGCAGATGAAGCATGAACCTGATGAAAAAG GGCCTAGGTTTATCTCTTTACCTGGAAAGCAACAATGTTCTCCTGCCAATACACTTCCAAAGATGGGAAAATGTGGTGCTCCTCTGTCAGAGAGCATAATTTGCAGGGATATTCAGGACAACTGTATTCCTGAAATACATATCAGTCCTGGGAACTTGGTGTCAGCCAATTCTTGCCAAGATAGTGCATTCGGTAATAGAGACAACAGTAAAGCTTCATTCAGTGGAGTTGGGCCTGGAGGACCAATTTCCAATTTGCAGAATGATGATGTGGAAGATGCTTTGGCTCAGAACGGTGTACTGCAAGACCAAGCATCAAGTTTTACCTTCAATAAGAATCAATTCAGTGATGGTTGCCATTTCCATGTGGAAAATTCCAAGGCATACATAAACAAGGATAAGATTGGAAGCCAAAATTCTGATTCAGTGTACCAGTCACCAGACCAAGGAAGAGGTTCTTCCCAAAATTTTGCATCGCATATCAAGGAAGATAAAGCAGAAATCCATCCCAGTTGCCTGGATAAACAAGAGTTGAATGACGAGATAGAAGGCAATATGAAGCTTATTGGTCGTTACTCTCATCCAATGCGTATTTCATCAGTAATGTTGATAAGAAAATCACATGAGATCTACATTTGTGTTTCATGTGGTCTTCtggaagaaagaaaaagggATTTGTTTCTTTACAAGCTATCAACTACAGAACCTAGTCTGTGGAGACCTTGTATGATAGGTTATACTTCTATGAGCCTGCCATCCCTGAAAGATGAATTTTTCAGAGAA ATTGCAGTTGATAAATCTGGATTGCAGTTTATACCAGATGGCAGAGGCCTGGTTTTAGCAGATTCCATCAGGATGCCTTATTGCAG GGAGAAGAATCTTCATTGTTTGTGTCCAAAGTGTGAATCTTGCTGCTTCGAGGAGAATGCTGTAAAGATTGTACAAATCAAACTTGGCTACATCTCCCTTGTGGTGAAGCTAAAAACAATTTTCCCTGTTCATTATGTATTAGTCTGTGAACCTGATCACCTGATTGCTGTGGATGAGAGTGGAAGAATCTACGTGTGGATTATGAATTCAAACTGGAG TGTACAAACAGAGGAGTATGTTATACCAAGCAACGACCTTCTTCCATCTCGCATTGTAGAGTTGAAGAAAATTCCTAAATCAGCTTCTATGGTGGTTGGGCATAATGGTTATGGAGAATTTAGTCTGTG ggACATAATCAATCGCACTCTTGTATCGCGTTTTTCTGCTCCAGCAAGTTCAGTTTTTGAttttctacctgtaagtttgTTTAAGTGGTCAAGTAAGGGCCTGTCTCATGACAAAGTTATCATGGAGGAATGTGTGAGGAAACTTGAGGAAGCAACTATGTCGTGGTTTTCAAGGCACAGTGGAATAAGTATCCCATGCCCAATGGATGGGGAGGATATTGCTGTCTGGCTTCTTATATTCACTTCATCAGAGTCTCATGCCGAATCAGCTTTCCACTCAAGAAATTACCATTTGAATTCAGATGGGTGTTGGAGGCTTGGTTTATTGATTAAAGATCTGGTGATATTGGGAGCCGCTCTAGATTCAAG
- the LOC110784964 gene encoding uncharacterized protein isoform X2, with protein MANPDDESKSDSIEILSIGALYTGPWDKKYWSSSRGKDRYPYPVGYQALRTHKGLAYKMEIHEGSKGPLFQITSNDKQLGSGETPDRAWDNFQKKCLSRVKLWHGKRSSGKIDGVEFFGFKNALVQRLLRELVATVNDASDRSSVFTNCKEASLIGHDAGHLITQKKPDLRSCLEKPTVKGKRSRSSRGTDIKSTCNSIQGRCQSPQGNNSKVLYAAPVKTESNMELGENVSLSAHVLPVKPNGVPGDPIEEHCLIQVQSELPSMKTCAAASSQDIDMCPDGKPEEFLNVPQLDRQCIELQGVCLPVATEEGSQKIQNSPELLESRSPLLRDSQANHVGDLFAPDTFETQEEITRAPNSGSCVGEQVTIANEPVADLVISEEKRTKSHSEEGDYYWNDNSEKSDFDSVDEDITKSMMALLLPLSVPLLTYTSRKKRRKTKSVKDLSCVPKQESNLNGPISSADVISPGGILACSGSDGQIEAHLPSVSIDSDLSMMENLRYVVPDSLDTDQYVDHVTKNLPPSDNADAVPANLQEEKHEPDKKGSSPAPNTTKLSHQNETTGFKENLYYVVPESSDNDRYEDFVAKELPPFDNVEAVAANLLKEKHEPDKKMSSPVLDATESFSHQNKATGSKEILRYFLPDSLDADQCEGRVVNELPPSYNAEAVAPNLQMKHEPDEKGPRFISLPGKQQCSPANTLPKMGKCGAPLSESIICRDIQDNCIPEIHISPGNLVSANSCQDSAFGNRDNSKASFSGVGPGGPISNLQNDDVEDALAQNGVLQDQASSFTFNKNQFSDGCHFHVENSKAYINKDKIGSQNSDSVYQSPDQGRGSSQNFASHIKEDKAEIHPSCLDKQELNDEIEGNMKLIGRYSHPMRISSVMLIRKSHEIYICVSCGLLEERKRDLFLYKLSTTEPSLWRPCMIGYTSMSLPSLKDEFFREIAVDKSGLQFIPDGRGLVLADSIRMPYCREKNLHCLCPKCESCCFEENAVKIVQIKLGYISLVVKLKTIFPVHYVLVCEPDHLIAVDESGRIYVWIMNSNWSVQTEEYVIPSNDLLPSRIVELKKIPKSASMVVGHNGYGEFSLWDIINRTLVSRFSAPASSVFDFLPVSLFKWSSKGLSHDKVIMEECVRKLEEATMSWFSRHSGISIPCPMDGEDIAVWLLIFTSSESHAESAFHSRNYHLNSDGCWRLGLLIKDLVILGAALDSSTTAIDTSSGTGIIGTHGGQVYVWELATGSKLETLHDLEGNGVLHIATDDSTSSAVAIAGEGGQLCIYLRT; from the exons ATGGCGAATCCAGACGACGAATCAAAATCAGACAGCATCGAAATCCTCTCCATTGGAGCTCTATACACCGGACCTTGGGACAAGAAGTACTGGAGCTCATCTAGG GGGAAAGACCGATATCCTTATCCAGTTGGTTACCAAGCCCTTCGGACCCACAAAGGGCTCGCTTATAAGATGGAAATTCACGAGGGTTCAAAAGGGCCCTTATTTCAA ATTACCTCTAATGACAAACAACTTGGTTCTGGAGAAACACCGGACAGGGCATGGGACAACTTTCAGAAGAAATGCTTGTCTCGTGTCAAGCTTTGGCATGGGAAGAGATCTTCTGGAAAAATTGATGGTGTGGAG TTTTTCGGGTTCAAAAATGCATTGGTCCAGAGATTACTTCGGGAGCTGGTAGCCACTGTAAATGATGCCTCTGATCGGAGTTCAGTTTTTACCAACTGTAAAGAAGCTTCTTTGATAGGTCATGATGCAGGGCACCTTATTACACAAAAAAAGCCTGATTTAAGGTCCTGTCTTGAGAAACCTACTGTAAAAGGTAAGAGAAGCAGATCCTCCAGAGGTACAGATATAAAGTCAACTTGTAACAGTATCCAAGGAAGATGCCAATCTCCACAAGGTAATAATTCCAAGGTTCTATATGCTGCTCCTGTGAAGACGGAATCAAACATGGAGCTTGGAGAAAATGTTTCGTTATCAGCTCATGTGTTGCCTGTAAAGCCCAATGGAGTTCCTGGTGATCCAATAGAAGAACATTGTTTGATCCAAGTGCAGAGTGAGCttcctagtatgaaaacatgcGCAGCGGCTTCCTCGCAAGATATAGACATGTGTCCAGATGGTAAACCT GAGGAGTTCCTTAATGTTCCACAGCTTGACAGACAATGTATTGAACTCCAAGGAGTTTGTTTACCTGTAGCAACTGAAGAAGGAAGTCAGAAGATTCAAAATTCACCTGAATTGTTAGAGTCAAGGTCTCCACTTCTGAGGGATTCCCAAGCGAATCATGTTGGTGATCTTTTTGCACCTGATACCTTTGAAACTCAGGAAG AAATTACCCGTGCTCCAAATTCTGGCAGCTGCGTGGGAGAACAGGTCACAATAGCAAATGAACCAGTTGCTGATTTGGTCATTTCCGAGGAGAAAAGAACAAAATCACATTCAGAGGAAGGAGATTATTACTGGAATGACAATTCTGAAAAAAGTGATTTTGATTCTGTTGATGAAGATATAACTAAGTCAATGATGGCACTTCTACTACCGCTATCAGTTCCACTTCTTACATATACATCacgaaaaaagaggagaaaaacCAAGTCCGTCAAAGATTTATCTTGTGTGCCAAAACAAGAAAGTAATTTGAATGGACCCATCTCATCCGCTGATGTCATATCCCCGG GCGGAATTCTTGCTTGTTCTGGTTCGGATGGACAAATCGAGGCACATCTGCCGAGTGTCTCAATTGATTCGGATCTGTCGATGATGGAAAATCTCAGATATGTTGTTCCAGACAGTTTAGATACTGACCAATATGTAGATCATGTAACCAAAAATCTACCACCTTCTGATAATGCTGACGCAGTTCCAGCCAATTTACAGGAGGAGAAGCATGAACCTGATAAAAAAGGGTCATCTCCTGCCCCTAATACAACCAAGTTGTCTCATCAAAATGAAACCACTGGATTCAAAGAAAATCTTTACTACGTTGTTCCAGAAAGTTCAGATAATGACCGATATGAAGACTTTGTAGCCAAAGAGCTACCACCTTTTGATAATGTTGAAGCAGTTGCAGCCAATTTGCTAAAGGAGAAGCATGAACCAGATAAAAAAATGTCATCTCCTGTACTTGATGCAACCGAGTCGTTCTCTCATCAAAATAAGGCCACTGGATCCAAAGAAATTCTCAGATACTTTCTTCCTGACAGTTTAGATGCTGACCAATGTGAAGGTCGTGTAGTCAATGAGCTACCACCTTCTTATAACGCCGAAGCAGTTGCACCCAATTTGCAGATGAAGCATGAACCTGATGAAAAAG GGCCTAGGTTTATCTCTTTACCTGGAAAGCAACAATGTTCTCCTGCCAATACACTTCCAAAGATGGGAAAATGTGGTGCTCCTCTGTCAGAGAGCATAATTTGCAGGGATATTCAGGACAACTGTATTCCTGAAATACATATCAGTCCTGGGAACTTGGTGTCAGCCAATTCTTGCCAAGATAGTGCATTCGGTAATAGAGACAACAGTAAAGCTTCATTCAGTGGAGTTGGGCCTGGAGGACCAATTTCCAATTTGCAGAATGATGATGTGGAAGATGCTTTGGCTCAGAACGGTGTACTGCAAGACCAAGCATCAAGTTTTACCTTCAATAAGAATCAATTCAGTGATGGTTGCCATTTCCATGTGGAAAATTCCAAGGCATACATAAACAAGGATAAGATTGGAAGCCAAAATTCTGATTCAGTGTACCAGTCACCAGACCAAGGAAGAGGTTCTTCCCAAAATTTTGCATCGCATATCAAGGAAGATAAAGCAGAAATCCATCCCAGTTGCCTGGATAAACAAGAGTTGAATGACGAGATAGAAGGCAATATGAAGCTTATTGGTCGTTACTCTCATCCAATGCGTATTTCATCAGTAATGTTGATAAGAAAATCACATGAGATCTACATTTGTGTTTCATGTGGTCTTCtggaagaaagaaaaagggATTTGTTTCTTTACAAGCTATCAACTACAGAACCTAGTCTGTGGAGACCTTGTATGATAGGTTATACTTCTATGAGCCTGCCATCCCTGAAAGATGAATTTTTCAGAGAA ATTGCAGTTGATAAATCTGGATTGCAGTTTATACCAGATGGCAGAGGCCTGGTTTTAGCAGATTCCATCAGGATGCCTTATTGCAG GGAGAAGAATCTTCATTGTTTGTGTCCAAAGTGTGAATCTTGCTGCTTCGAGGAGAATGCTGTAAAGATTGTACAAATCAAACTTGGCTACATCTCCCTTGTGGTGAAGCTAAAAACAATTTTCCCTGTTCATTATGTATTAGTCTGTGAACCTGATCACCTGATTGCTGTGGATGAGAGTGGAAGAATCTACGTGTGGATTATGAATTCAAACTGGAG TGTACAAACAGAGGAGTATGTTATACCAAGCAACGACCTTCTTCCATCTCGCATTGTAGAGTTGAAGAAAATTCCTAAATCAGCTTCTATGGTGGTTGGGCATAATGGTTATGGAGAATTTAGTCTGTG ggACATAATCAATCGCACTCTTGTATCGCGTTTTTCTGCTCCAGCAAGTTCAGTTTTTGAttttctacctgtaagtttgTTTAAGTGGTCAAGTAAGGGCCTGTCTCATGACAAAGTTATCATGGAGGAATGTGTGAGGAAACTTGAGGAAGCAACTATGTCGTGGTTTTCAAGGCACAGTGGAATAAGTATCCCATGCCCAATGGATGGGGAGGATATTGCTGTCTGGCTTCTTATATTCACTTCATCAGAGTCTCATGCCGAATCAGCTTTCCACTCAAGAAATTACCATTTGAATTCAGATGGGTGTTGGAGGCTTGGTTTATTGATTAAAGATCTGGTGATATTGGGAGCCGCTCTAGATTCAAG